Part of the Armatimonadota bacterium genome is shown below.
GCCGCCGGCCTGGCCGAACGCTGCGAACTCCAGGTTGCGTACGCGATCGGCGTTGCGGAACCGGTGAGCCTCGCGGTGAAATCCTTCGGCACCGGCAAGATCAGCGACGCCGAAATCGTGGCGCTCGTGCGCCGCTACTTCGATATGACGCCCAAGGGCATCATCACGAAGCTCGGCCTGCGCCGGCCGATCTACAAGCAGACGGCCGCCTACGGCCACTTCGGCCGCACGGACCTTGCTGTGCCGTGGGAAGAGACCGACATGGCGGAGACGCTGAAGACCGCCGCCGGCCTCAAAGCCGCCGAAAAGCTGATCGAAGCGTAGGCTAAGGGCTGAGGGGCAAGGGCCGAGGGCTGAGACCCGAAAACCCAAAACGTGACCGGGGGGTCGTCCATTCGGACGGCCCCCTTGTTCGTTTTACTCCAAGGAGATTCTAGGGTTCTGCTGGAAGCCCCTTTTCGAGCATTCCTGCGACGGCGGCTCGCAACACTGGAAGCTCAGCCGTGGCGGCATTCCAGATGATGGTCTCATCGGCGGCGAAGTAGGCGTGCACGATTACGTTGCGGAAACCACGTTCACGCCGCATAGAGCACCTTCGCGCTGGTCAGGACCTCGTCGCGGATCAGTGGTTTGAGGCCGCGCTTGGACACAAGGTCAACCCGGCGCCCCAGCAACTCCTCCAATTGCTGTTGCAGGCCGATAAATGCGATCAGGCCGATCTTCGCGTCCGGCTGAAACGACACGAGGAGGTCAATGTCGCTGTCCGCGCGAAAGTCTTCACGCACGGCGGAACCGAAGACCGCCAGCTCGGCGACTTTGTACCGGCGGCAGAGGTCCTCTATCTTCTTTATCGGTATGTTCAGATCCTTCAGCATGTCTGTTTCCAACACAGATTGTAGCCCAAACTGTGCTCCGTCGCCACAACCGGCCAGGTGACTTCCATCAGGGCGCGGCCCCCTTTGGTTTGCCGGTTTCACCTGCGCGGCTCCAAACTGAGCTTGTTGCCTCTTTAGCGTACCGGTTCGGAAAGGGACTCTCCCGACTATGAAATGGATATTCCTGGTAACGCTAGTGGTCTTCGCCTGGAGGGCTGTCGATGTAGGCCTGTACCTGCTGCACAAGAGGACGAAGGAACCCGTTCTATATTTCATCTACTACCTGGCATGCCTGCTCCTGCTGGTGCCCATCGTGCTGCAAGCCTTCAGCACAAACCATGGAAATGAAATTGAAGGCTGGTGGGGTTGGCTGGTCGCTGTTGTGTTCCTGGGTCCGGAGATTATCGACCGACTGTGCGGAAAAGAAAGCGAATGGCAATACCTCTGGCGCCACCGCCACGACCCCGTGTGGCCGTACGGGCGTAAGCAAGATGAACCACCCTCAGGCGAACCTGGTGAGCGGCGATGAACCAGGCATCCTCGGGTCCGGGTTCCGGATTCCAAGACTCGAAACCAGGAACTCGAAACTCGGAACTGAAAAATAATTTGTAGGTTTTGGTAGAAATTTGTTGTATTAGTTTGTTTTAGGCTATTTGTTGCATGACGACCCTGGATCGCCACTCTTTCGAGAAAGGGACACACCCATGCGACACCGGTTCAGCTTCGCGACCCTCGCAATGCTCCTCTGCCTGACGGCCGTTCCCGCCTCCGCGACGACCATCCTCTACGTAGACGACGCAGCGCCCGGCCCCGTTCACGACGGCTCCACGTGGGGAACCGCCTTCACCACCATCCAGCCGGCCCTCGACATCGCGCCGGCCGGGTCGGAAGTGTGGGTGAGGGGCGGTCTATACTCCGTAAGCCTCGTCGTCACCCGGCCCGGCATCACCCTCCTCCAGAAGGAGCAGGACTACTCGGTGACGCTCTCCGCCGCCGATCCGCTCCTGCCGATCGTCAATATCGCCGCCACCGCGACAGGTTTCACGCTCGGCGGCTTCAACCTAACGGGGGCCGGGACGCGGGGCGCCATCCGATGTGACGCAACCGGCGTTGCCATCACCGGCTGCCGGATACTCAACAACGGCGTCGCCGGCGGCGATGCCGGAGGCATCTACTGCCGCGCCGGTTCCTCCGCAACGATCAGCCACTGCGAGATCGGCGGTAACAAAGCCCGGAACGGCGGCGGGATACTATGCCTCAACGCCACGACCAGCATCATCAACAACGTGATCAGGGACAATGCTGCGTCTTACACCGCCACGGGTAACGAGGGCACCGACGGCTTCAGCGTCGAGGGTGGCGGCGTAGCCGTCTTCGGCGGGACGGCCGTCATCCGCGACAACGAGATCCACCACAACACGGCAACGGTCACGGTGACGATGCCGATGGCGGGGATCATCTACTCGGCGGGTGGGGGCCTGGCGGTGGACGGGGCCAGCGCCAC
Proteins encoded:
- a CDS encoding HepT-like ribonuclease domain-containing protein, translating into MRRERGFRNVIVHAYFAADETIIWNAATAELPVLRAAVAGMLEKGLPAEP
- a CDS encoding nucleotidyltransferase family protein — translated: MLKDLNIPIKKIEDLCRRYKVAELAVFGSAVREDFRADSDIDLLVSFQPDAKIGLIAFIGLQQQLEELLGRRVDLVSKRGLKPLIRDEVLTSAKVLYAA